The Arthrobacter sp. OAP107 DNA segment GCAGGAGCGTCACCACCATGCTGAAGACCGCCTGGTGCCGTGCCTTGGCGATCTCTGTCTGCCTCAGTTCCTCGGCCTGGCCGTTGAAGGTTTCCAGCGCTTCGCGGCTGCGGCCGAAGGCCTTCAGGACGCGGATGCCGTGGACAGACTCCTCAACGGTGGTGGCGAGGTCGCCGGCCTGGTCCTGGCTGCGCCGGGCAACCTTGCTGAAGCGGGTCCGGAACCGGAAGCCGTAGACCATCACGGGTCCAGCGGCGGCGAGGAAGATCAGGGCCAGCTGCCAGCTCATGGTGAACATGACGACGACGCCGATCACCACGGTCAGGGTAGTCACCACCAGCATGATGGCCCCGAACGCCATCCAACGCCGGATGAAGTTGAGGTCCGTCATGGCGCGGGAGAGCAGCTGGCCCGAGCCCCAGCGGTCGTGGAAGGCGACGGGGAGGTCCTGCAGGTGGCCGTAGAGCGAGACCCGCATCCGGGTCTCCACGGTGGTGGCCGGGTTGATAACGAAAGTGCGGCGCAGCGCAACCAGTACGGCTTCGGCGACGCCCAGGGCAAGGATGAGGCCGGCCGAACTCCAGACGGCTCCGGCCGTAGCCCCGGGGCGCAGGGAATCGTTGATGAGTCCGCGCAGCACCTGCGGAATGGCGAGGGCAACCACGCTGGCAAGGAGTGCGGACAGCAAGCCCATGATCAGCCGCGGCAGGACCGGCTTCACATGCGGGTAGAGACGGCTGACGGATCGAAAAAATGAACTCTGCTTGGCCATGCCCGCTTCTCGAACTGATGTAGTTTCCCGTAGCAACTACCCTATGCCATGGCGGGCACCCTTCACAGGTGATCAGTCTCCGGACGACCAACAGCTCGCCCGGACGATGGAGAGCGTCAGCGGTCGGTCAGGCGCGCGGGGTGAGCGTCAGCAGGACGGCCTCGGGCTTGCAGGCGATGCGGACCGGCGCAAAGCGCGAGGTGCCGATCCCGCCCGAGACGTTGACCGGCGTCGTACTTCCGTTGCTGCTCCATTCGTGGAGGCCCTTGGCCCGCCAGGTGGGGATGTCGCAGTTGGCGACGACGGCGCCGTACCCGGGGATGCACAGCTGGCCGCCATGCGTGTGGCCGGCCAGGAGCAGGTCCGCGCCGTCCTCGGTGAAGTGGTCCAGGACCCGCTGGTACGGGGCATGGATGACGGCGATGCGCAGGTGGTCCTTGGCGTTCTGGCCCCTTGTGCCGCGCGGCCAGCCGGCATACCGTTCGCGGTTGAGGTGCGGATCATCCACGCCGGAGAAATCGAACCGCATGCCATTGAGCACCAGGGACTGGTGACGGTTGGTCAGGTCGATCCAGCCGGCCATGCCGAAACCGGACCGGAGGCGTGGCCAGTCGAGTTCCTCCCGGTCCGGCGCGGCCTTGGAGGGCCCCATCAGATAGGCGGCGGGGTTCTTCAGTTTGGGTGCGTAGTAGTCGTTGGAGCCCGGAACAAACACGCCGGGGAATTCCATGAGCGGTGCCAGCGCATTGAGCAGCGGGTCCACGGCCTTGGGGTGGCTAAGGTTGTCGCCCGTGTTCACCACCAGGTCCGGCTTGAGCGCCGCCAGCGACTGCAGCCACTCGGCCTTGGCCTTCTGGCCGGGAACGAAGTGGATGTCGCTCAAGTGCAGAATCCGGAACGGTGCCCGGCCCGCCGGCAGGACCGGGACGTTCTCCTCGCGGAGGACGAACTGGTTCTTCTCCCACAGCCCGTAGGCTGTGGCGGCGAGGGCTGCCGCGGTACCCGCGCCTGCGGTGACGGCAAAGCCGCGCCCGATGCTGCGGACGCGGCTTGCCACGCGTGTTAGGTCAGTCACGGTCAGCCGTTCCCCTTGGTGCTGTTGCCGTTGCCATTTCCGTTGCTGCTGTTGTCCTTGTTGCCGGTACCTCCGGTGCTTCCACCGGTGTTGCCGCCCGTATTGCCACCGTTGTCCGCACCCGTGTCTCCGCCGGTGGAGGGGTTGTTCGGAACCGTGGGCTCGAACTGCGGAGTGCCGTACAGCAGGTTCGACGGCGGTTCCGGGAAGGGTTCCGTGCCGTAGCCCGGGGCAATCTGCGACATGAAGTTCGAGAACATCGGCCCGGCGATCATGTAACCGTCGATGCCGGTGTAGAACTTCCCGTTGACTGTCACGTTCTGCCCGGCCCGGCCCTGCGAACCGAGCGCGTCACCGAACCAGGCCGCGGTGGCCAGGCCCATGGTGTGTCCGACGACCCAGGTGGAGCCGTTGTTGTTGGACGTACCGGTCTTGGCCGCGATGGGGAAGTTGGTCAGCGTGGAGATCCGGGGCTCAATCAGGGATCCCGACCCCTCGTTCAAAACCTTCTGCAACGCATAGTTCACGCCGCGTGCCACCTCAGGTTTGAGGGCATCCCGGCAGGCCGGGGACTGTGCCGGCAGCTGTGCGCCGGTCTGGTCGGTCACCGAGGTGATGGCAATTGGGGCGCAATACTTGCCGTCGTTGGCGAACGTGGCAAAGGCGCTTGCCATGGTCAGGGGTGAGGTCTGGGTGGAGCCGAGCAGGTTGCCAAGGGTGGTCATGGTGATGCTCGGATTCGCATCGACTATCGCGTTGGTGTCCTTGTCGCGGGTCGGCAGGCCGCCGTGCAGTCCGACGGCGTCCACCACCTTCTGGATGCCGCACAGGTCAACCTGTGAGGCCGACGCGAACGTGGCCGTGTTGATGGAATTCTTCAGGCCGTCCAGCACCGTCATGGGGCGGTAGTAGCCCTCCTCGGCGTTCTGGAGGTCGTCGGTGCCGTTCGTGCTGTCATACCAGCCCACGGTGGGGGTGGGGCAGGTGTTCTGCCACGGGAAGTCCTGAGGGTACCGGCGCTGCGCGGCGTTGACGATGGTGTTCATCGACTTGCCCTCGTTCAGCCACTCGGCAAACGTGAACGGCTTCATGGTGGAGCCCGGCTGCGCGCCGCCCAGGCCGTTCAGGTCATTGCCCTGGTCGTCGTACTGGTCAACGCTGAAGTTGATCTGCGAATCGAACTTGCCCTTGCCCGCAAACCACGAGGTGTTCTGGGCCATGTTGGTGATCTTGCCGGTGCCCGGTTCAACGGACACCAGGGCGGCGCCCCACTTGTCCGGGTTCGTGCCGGCAGCGGCGTTCACCTGGTCCTGCGCGGCCTTCTGCGCCTTCGGGTCCAGGGTGGTCTTGATGGTCAGGCCGCCACGGAACACCTTCTTCTCACGTTCGGTGGCATCCGCACCGTACGCCGGGTTGTTCAGCAGAAGGTGCAGGACGTAGTCACAGAAGTACGGCGCGGTGGGCGAGTAGGCGCAGCCCTGCCGTGCCGGGGTCACCTTCGGCTTGACCGGAGTTGCCACGGCCGCGGTGTACTGGGCCTTGGTGATCTTGCCGTGGGTGAGCATTGCACTGAGCACCAGGTCCCGGCGCTTCTTGGCGTTGTCCGGGTTGGTGATCGGATCGAAGGCGGACGGGCTGTTCACGAGGCCGGCGAGCAGCGCGGCCTGGGGGAGCGTCAAATCCTTCGCGGTGGTGCTAAAGAAGAACTTGGAGGCGGCCTCAATACCGTACGCGTCACGGTTGAAGAAGACGATGTTCAGGTAGCCCTCAAGGATCTGCTCCTTGGTGAATTTCTTCTCCAGGGCGATCGCGAGCTTCATTTCGCGGAGCTTGTCGCCGACGCCCTTGTTGACGCCGTTGAGCTTGATCTCGTCGGAGTTGCCCTCCGCTTCAAGGTTGGCGTTCAGGACGTTGTTGACGTACTGCTGCGTGATGGTGGACGCGCCCTGCTTGTTGCCGCGCGCCGTGGCGACCAGGGCGCGCAGGATGCCGGTGGTGTCTACGCCGCCGTGCTCGTAGAACCGGCTGTCCTCAATGGAGATCACCGCGTCCTTCATAAACGGGGAGATCTGGTCCAGCGGAACGCGGGTTCGGTTCTCCGCGTACAGGTTGGCGATCACGCTCCCGTCCGCGGCCAGGACCTTGGTGGACTGGCTGGGCGGGTCCACCTGGAGTTCAGCGGGCAGGGTGTCAAAGAATTCGATCGAGCCGCTGGCTGTGCTGCCCGAAACCGCGGCTGCAGGAACCAGCAGGCCGGCCACGAGGACGCCACAAATAGCGCTCACGCCAAGGAAGCCAAAAATTTTTCCGAGGGTGGTGGCCGTGTCGAATATGGGGTTCTTACGAGTCGCCATGTTCTCCAGTTTACCGGCAACGATTAGGCTTTATTTCATGACCAAATGGGAGTACGCCACGATTCCGCTCATCATCCACGCCACGAAGCAGATTTTGGACCAGTGGGGAGACGACGGTTGGGAGCTTGTTCAGGTAGTCCCCGGACCCGACGGCAACGGCCTTGTCGCCTACCTTAAGAGGGAGAAGCAGTAGCATGACCACCCCCCAGGAAACCGCTTCCAGCGCTGATCTGGCGCCATCGTCCGCCGTCGAGCAGCGTCTCGCCGAGCTGGGACTGACCCTCCCGGAAGTTGCCGCCCCCGTGGCCGCCTACGTACCGGCCGTCGTGTCCGGCAACCACGTTTACACCTCGGGGCAGCTGCCGTTTATTAACGGCAAACTGGAAGCTACCGGCAAAGTGTCCGCCGGCACCGCGGGGGCCTCGGATGAGCCGACTGTGTCTCCGGAAGACGCGAAGGCGTACGCCGCCGTATGTGCCGTGAACGCCCTGGCCGCCGTGAAGAGCGTCATCGGTGACCTCGACCGCGTCACGCGCATCGTCAAGGTAGTGGGCTTCGTCTCCTCCGATCCTTCCTTTACCGGCCAGCCCGGCGTCATCAACGGTGCGTCCGAGCTCCTGGGCCGGGTCTTCGGTGACGCGGGCCAGCACGCCCGTTCCGCCGTCGGCGTTTCAGTCCTGCCGCTCGACTCTCCGGTGGAAGTCGAACTGATCGCCGAATTCAGTTAGGGAGCAGTAGGTTCCTTTGCCCCACCTAGCACGCCGGCTCTTTGTCCTCCCTCCCGATCTTGAAGGGGCGGCAAGAAGCTGGCTCGAACACGGCGAGCGGACTCCCCGCAAGCCCCGTTTCGCGTCTTCCGTGGTACTCCTCCGGGATTCGCCCACGGGCCTGGAAACCTGGCTCGGTTACCGTCCGGGAGAATCGCCGCTGGGCGTCGTCGCCTTTCCGGGCGGTTCCCTGGACGCGTCCGACGACGACGCCGTCGGCTGGCTGGGCCCCTCGCCCCAGCATTGGGCTGAGCAGATGGGAACGGACGACGTCGGGCTGGCCCGCCGCCACGTGGTGGGCGCAGTCCGCGAACTGTTCGAGGAGACCGGCGTGCTGCTGGCCGGCCCGGACCTGTCCTCCACCGTGGAGGCGACGTCCACTGCCGAGTGGATGAAGGCCCGGGAGGCCGTGGCGTCGCAGGAAAAGTCGTTCACCGAGGAGCTGGCCAAGCGCGGCCTGTCCCTGCGCACCGACCTGCTCAAGCCGCTCGTGAACTGGCTCAGCCCGGACTTCGCGCACCGGCGCTTCAACACCCGGTACTTCGCCGCCACCGTCCCCATGAACCAGCAGCCCTCCATCCTGGAGAGCAAGGGGGTCTGGGGCCGGTGGGTGTGCGCCACGAAGGCGATCGCCGAACGCGACACGACCCTCCTCGGTGACGAGGTGGGCCAGGAGAACACCGTCGGCCTCACCCTTGGCCAGCTTATGGTTCCCGGCGCGGAGATCATGCTCGAGAAAATGGCCAAGGCCAACGGCTGCATCGCCTACCTCAGCTATAAGCGCACCCCGCACGTCTACCAGCCCCGGCTCGTCGACGAAAACGGGACTCTCATGCTCGAAGTCGAGGCAGCCAAGACAGTAGCCGGAGAACCCCAGCGCGAGCGCTAAGCCGCCCCTTGTTTCCCCGAACGCTCCTCCGGTCCCGCCGTTGTAACCAACAGTGGGTGGTGAGTAGCCGGACGGCGAGTTAAAAGCGAAGGCCGCCCCGGACGAGCAGGGGCGGCCTTTAGCGTGTGAGTTAGCGGGAGCGCTGGCGGAGGCGCTGCATGTCCAGGATCACGACGGCGCGTGCCTCGAGGCGCAGCCAGCCGCGCTGGACGAACTCGGCGAGAGCCTTATTGACGGTTTCGCGGGAGGCGCCGACCAGCTGGGCCAGTTCCTCCTGGGTGAGTTCGTGTGCGACGAGAACGCCGTCGGTGGCGGGACGGCCGAAGCGGTCGGCGAGGTCCAGGAGGGCCTTGGCCACGCGGCCGGGCACGTCGGAGAAGACCAGATCGGAGAGGGAGTCGTTGGTGCGGCGGAGACGGCGGGCCAGTGCCTGCAGCAGCTGGGCGGAAACCTCGGGGCGGGTCCGCAGCAGGGAGTTCAGGCTCTCGTTCTTGAGCCCGGCCAGGCGGGTCTCCGAGACGGCGGTGGCCGTGGCGGTGCGGGGGCTGGGGTCGAACAGGGCCATCTCGCCGAAGAGCTCACCCGGGCCGAGGATGGCCAGCAGGGATTCGCGGCCGTCGGGGGAGGTGCGGCCGAGCTTTACCTTGCCGGAGACGATGAAGTAAAGCTGGTCACCCTGGTCGCCTTCGCGGAAGACGGATGCACCGCGGGACAGGTCGACCTCGGTCAGCTCGTCCGTCAGCAGGCGGAACGCGTCGTCGTCCAGCGTGGCGAAAAGGGGTGCGCGGCGCAATACCTCGATGTCCATGAATTCTCCTGAGTAAAAGTGTCGTCTGGGGCGCTTGTGCCATTGTTTCAGAATTTTCAACGTTCTGTGACGTACTTGGCAGCTGAAACGCCCTAAAAGACGCCGTGCGACCAGCGTAGGCTCCGCGCATGCACGGCAAATTGTCAGACTTGGCCAGTAGAATCGGGGCTTAGCTGCTTTTGAGGAGACCCGGTGTTTGGCCTGACCGTTCTGGACCTTGCGTTGATTCTCACGCTTTTGTCCTATCTGATCTACGGCCTGCGCAACGGCTTCCTGGTGACCGTGGGCGGCCTTGCCGGATTCGCGGCTGGCGCCGTGGCCGCTTTCCTCTCGGTTCCGCTGGTCAGCGACTTTGTGGAGGACAGCGGGTGGCGCCTGACCGCCATCATCGGCACCGCAGTCCTGCTGGTGGTGCTGGGCAATGCGCTCGGCACCATGATCGGGCGCAGCATCCGCAGTGCTGTCCGCATGCAGCCGCTCCGCGCCATGGACAGAATCATCGGCGGGGCCGTGAACCTGGCCGTGTCAGCGCTGGTCATGTCCATGCTGGCGTTCAGCATCAGCGCCCTTGGCGTGCCCTTCGTTTCGCAGCAGCTGGCTGAGTCAAAGGTGATCCGTTTCATAGACGGACTGACGCCCAACCCGGTCAAATCCGCCATGGCGCAGCTGCGTTCGGCGGTTATCGGCGACGGCATCCCCACGCTCATCGAGGGCATCGGGCAGGACCAGCAGGTTCCGGTTCCCAACGCCAGCACGGATACTCCGGCGCTGAACAGGGCAGCCGGCTCGGTTCTGAAGATTGCCGGCACCGCGTTCCAGTGCGGGCAGAACCAGACCGGCACCGGCTTTGTTGTATCGCCCGGCCGTGTGGTGACCAACGCGCACGTTGTGGCAGGTGTCTCGCAGCCGGTGGTGGAAGTCCCCGGCGGAGGAGCCATGCCCCGGCCGGGTGGTGTATTTCGACAGCAAGCGCGACCTCGCCGTCCTGGCCGTGGACGGACTGCCCACCGCGGCACTGCCGATGAGCTCCGACCTGCCCGCGGGTACTGCTGCGGCCTTTGCCGGCTACCCGCACGGCGGCCCCTACCAGTCCAAGCCGGCTACCGTGCAGGGAATTTCCACGGTGCTGGTGCCGGACATCTATGGCAACAACCCCGTTCCCGATGAGGTGTACAAGCTTGCCGGCGACGTCCAGCCCGGCAACTCGGGCGGCCCGCTGCTGACGACCAACGGGCAGGTGGCGGGTGTCATCTTCGCGAAGACAACGTCCAGTGCGGCCCTGGGTTACGCGATTCCGATGATCGACCTCCGCCCCGTGGCAGCAGAGGCGCCGAGCCTGTCCAGCGCCGTGTCGTCGGGACAGTGCATCCAGCAGTAGGGCATCCAGCAGTAGGGCTTTCTGCTCCAACATCGGATGACCGGGAAACGGTCGCCGGCGGTGGTCTGTGTCCCCCCGGGCCGTTCCACTGTTTTCCAACCTCGCGCCCATACGATCTGGATAACGAGGACTCGCGGCTCTACTGAAGAGAGGCGCCATGAAAAAGACTGCACTCGGAGTACTGGCACTGGCCGGAACACTCGTCGTTCAACTCGCTGGGGCCGGACCGAGCACCGCGGCGGAGCGGCCCGCCACTGCGAAACGGCCCGTCACTACGAAAACAATGACGAGAGGCGAGGGCATAACTGCAGAATTCGACCGCACGGACGGGTGCATACAGACAACGGTCAGTATGTTCGGCAGCGTCTTCACGGTCCGCGGATCCACTACTCCGGACAAGCTGGGCGTTGTCTCTGTCACGCAGGTGAACACATGCACACTCACGACACTGATTAACGGGTCCGGGGAGGCGAGTACCCTGAACCTGGCCGTCCCGAACGGGTTGTCCGGAGGGCGGCTGAGGATGTCCATTGAATTCACGAACTTTGCCGACCCCGAGAACCCAGTAACTTCGCCGATGACGGCAGACGTGTCCTTCCGGGCTACGGCTCGGGCGACCTCGACTTCTGAAAAGTCCAAGTCTTTTTCCGAGGGCGTCCGCTTTGTATCGTCGACGGGTACGAAGAGCCGGCCTGTCTCTGCCACCGGCACGATAACCCTTGGCACTCAAAATGTCGTTTCGCCGGATATTTCGTCGATCTCCGCGACGGTCGGCTCCGTGGTCACCAAAGAGAAGACGGTAGCCCGGCCGGTGAAGTAGCGTTCAGCAGTTCAGGCGATGCTGACAGCCGGCACCCGGATCAGCCGGTTACAGCCAGTCCAGGCTCTGGCCGTGCGGGCCGGTGATGGCCACCGGCCGGCCGTTGTGCAGCAGCAGGAAGTTGCCGCGGAGCCGGCCGGGGTCCATCTCCGGGACAACGGCAGAGCCGTCCTCCTGGATGATCACCGTCTCGCCCTCGTTGGACAGCCAGTGGCAACCACGGTCCTGTGCCAGAGCCTGCATGGCTGCCCGGAATCTGGCGCGCCCGTCGGCGCTGAGGTAACCCATGACTGCGCTGTGGAACACCACCAGCGCGGCATCGGCCGGCGCCTGGCCGGCCAGTGACAGCAACTGATCGTTCAGGTCGCCGGCCACCAGCAGAGGCGGATCTTCGCGCGCAACCGCGATGGCCCGGCGCAGCCGCTCGCGCCGGAATTCCTGCTCCGGCCAGATCAGCGCCTCAAGCCAGGCGACGTCGTCGGGATTCCGAACGTCCAACGGATTCAGGTCGATCCCGGCCCGCCACACCACCTCAGGCAAGCTGCCGGGCAGGGGAACCGGGCCGGCTGTCCGGCAGCGCAGGACGGGAGGCTCCGGCAGTCCCCGGGCCCCGCTCGGAGTCTCCCCGGACCCGTCCGGCAGTTCGCCGAACGGGACGGGACCCAAGCGCGTAACTGACGAGCCGTCGTCGAACTCGTAGCCGTAGCGGTCCGGGAACAGGGCGAGTCCGGCGGAGGCGCCCACCTCGATCAGTGCCAGCGGCCGGCCCTCGGCGGCCGCGATGGCCGCAAGCGAGGGAAGCAGGGTGGCGCAGCGGCCCACCTCGTTGGTCTGGGTGGCACGGGACAGTACGATGCGCGCGACCTCGTCCCAGTGCCTGTCCAGGAACTTCCGGAACTCGGGGTACGGGGAAACCCTGGCGCCCAGGAAACGGGCGGCAGCGAGCATCAGCAGCGGCTGGCGCTTGGTGTACGGCCACTCGTCGATCCGGGCAATCAGCCCGGTATCGTCGGCGATGTGCAGCGACCAGTCGGCGTAGCAGGGCGAGGAACCGGGAGCATCAACCGTGCCGAAGTGCCGGTACCACTCTGCGGTGCCGGAGCCAGCAGCCCCCGCCGCCGGCATGGTCAGGACTTGCCTGCATTCAGGTCGGCGAGGTACTCCACGGCGAACCGGTATCCCAAAATCCCGGCTCCGGCGATCACGGCCTTGCTGATGTCCGAGAGGTAGGAGTGGTGGCGGAATTCCTCACGGGCGTGCACGTTGGTGATGTGGACTTCCACCGCGGGGAGCTGCACCGCTGAGATGGCGTCGCGGATGGCCACCGAGGTGTGGGTGTACGCGCCCGCGTTCAGCACGATGCCGATGGCCTTGCCGCGGGCGGCGTGGATGGCGTCCACCAGTGCGCCCTCATGGTTGGACTGGAAGCACTCGACGTCGAGCCCGCGTGCGGCGGCGGCGTCCTTTGCGAGCTGTTCGACGTCGGCCAGCGTGGCCGTGCCGTACTTTTCCGGCTCGCGGGTGCCGAGGAGGTTCAGGTTGGGGCCGTTGAGGACGAGGATGGTGCCGCGGCCGGCTTCGGTGGCGGTGGGGGCTTCAGTCATGACTGCCAATCTATCGCGTCCCCGTGCGGCTCTATTGAGGGCAAGGGCATTCGTTACGGAAAACGTGGCGTCCCGCACCGCCGGCTGGAGGGCCGGCGGTGCGGGTAGCTGTCTGCGAGCGCTTCTAGAGGGCCGTGACCTTCAGCACCAGCGCATGCTCCGGGTTGATGTTGGGCATCGGGAGGCCCACCGCCGCCAGGAAGCGGCCGCTGGCTTCCGCCCCGGACGCCAGCCAGGCCGGCGGCTGGATCTGGGTGAAGGTGTGGCCGTAGTCGGCGTCCACCGGGGCCGGGAAGATGGCCTCCACCCGGTAGCGGCGTGCCGCGTCCAGCCCCGGCAGGGCCACCCGCCCCAGCAGCTCGGCGAACGAGGTGCGCGTGCTCACCAGGGCGAACAGCGCCGCCGTCGAGCCTGGAATTACGGAACCGGAACCGGCAGAACCAGCCACCACGCCGTGGAGCATCAGCGAGTCGTCGGGGACGTCGGCCCGGACCATGCGGCCACTGTGGATCAGCCCGCGGTGCTCCTTGTACAGCGCGATGAAACGCTTGAGCTCCTCGCGCTGACGGCCCTGCACCTCCCGCACGTCCCATTCCATGCCGAAGTGGCCGAACAGCGCAGTGATGGCGCGGAAGGACAGGTCGTGGGTGCGGGCGGTGGTGTGCGAGGTGGTGGGGCCGATGTGGCCGCCCACCAGTTCGGGCGGAACCACGACGCCGGTCCACCGCTGGATGGTCTGCCGCTCCAGGGCGTCGTTGCAGTCCGAAGCCCAGAGCCTGTCCGTGCGGTCGAGGATGCCGAGGTCCACGCGCGCCCCGCCGGAGGAACAGCTCTCAATTTCGACGCCGGGATGGGCCTTCCTGAGCTCCTCGAACAGGCGGTAGGCGGCGAGGGTCTGCTCGTGTACGGAGGAGCGTCCGGCGTGTCCGTGCTCGGTGAGGTCCCGGTTCTGGTCCCACTTGAGGTAGCTGATGTTGTTCTCGCGCAGGAGGGTGTCGATCCGGCCGAAGATGTACTGCCACGCCTCAGGGTTCACAAGGTCGATGACGTGCTGGTTGCGCCAGGCCAGCGGCAGCCGTCCGCCGTCCTTGTGCGAGGCGGCGGCCGGCCCCACGATCCAGTCCGGGTGCGCCCGGGCAACGTCCGAGTTGAGGTTGATCATCTCGGGTTCCACCCACAGGCCGAACTCCATGCCCCGGGACGTGACGGCCTTGATAAGCGGCGTCAGCCCGTCCGGCCACAGTGTCTCGTCGACGAACCAGTCGCCCAGGCCGGCGGTGTCGTCGCGGCGGCCGCGGAACCAGCCGTCGTCGAGGACGAATCGCTCCACGCCAAGGTCGGCGGCCGAGTCCGCGAGTTCGATCAGGGTGTCCAGGTTGTGGTCGAAGTAGACGGCCTCCCAGGTGTTGAGCACCACGGGGCGCGGCTTTCCGCCGCCGGCGGCCGGGAGAACGTGGTGCGGGCGCGCACGGAACCAGCTGTAAAACGCCTCGCTGATGCCGTCCAGGCCGCGGTCCGAATATGCGGCGAAGAGCTTGGGCGTGGCGTAGCGTGCGCCCGGCCCAAGAATGACCTCGGCCGGGCCCAGCAGCTCGGAGCCGCCGATCATCGTACGCCCGTCGGCGAGGGTGTCGGCGAACTGTTCGTGGTTGCCGCTCCAGGCAAGGTGCGTGGCCCAGACCTGGCCGTGGCGGTTGCCGAAACCTGCGGTGCCGGCCGCGAACAGCAGCGAGGAGTCGTGCCCGGTGCGGCCGTGCCGGCCGCTGCGGACCCAGGTGCCCTGCTGGATGGGGCGGCGCTGCGGGTGCCGTTCCCGGCACCAGCGCCCGGTCAGGTCCAAAAGTTCGACGGCGTCGGGAGACACCGGGAGGACAGCGGCCAGTTCGTCGAGCTGGAACGGCGTGGTCCCGGTGTTCGTGACGGTGTGCTGCAGTTCCAGCAGGCCTCCGCCGTGGAGGGTGAGCGTGGATTCGACGGTGATGCCGGCGTCGGCATCCTGCTGGACGACGGCGGCGGAGTTGCCGTTGACTGTGGCGCGCACGGCGCGCAGGCGAACGGAGAAATCGAGTCCGGAGACGCCGTCGGCAATCCGGTGGCCACGCAGGGCCGGCCGTCCGCGCCAGCTTGAGGACGCCTGGGGGAGCAGCCCGGCCGGGACGGTGACGTCAACTGCGGAGTTGGGGATGGCCGGCGTGAGGATGGACAGGTCCGGGAGTTCATCGCCAAGGTCGGCACCCCAGTGGATGACCTCGGCCTCCCCGCTGTTGAAGCTGATCACCAGGCTGGTGCCGGTGGAACGGAGGTGCAGGGGATCCATAGGTAGGTCTCTTTCGTGAAAAGCAGATAGGTATGTGGGGTGCTGCGGGGCCGGGAGCGGTGTGCGCTGTTCCGGCCCCGCAGGATGGTGCTGTGTGGATGCCTGGACTTTGATTCTCGCCCAGTTGCGCCCCTACTTGAAGAGGTCGTTCACCTGGTTGTTGGCTTCGGTCAAGGAGCTGGCGGGCTTCTTGCCGGAGAGCACGGCGTCCATTGCAGGCTTCATGATGCCGTCCACCTTCGCGGCTTTGTCCGCGATGGGGAACAGGAACGTGGTGCCGTCCTTGACGTGGGTGGTGAAAGCGGAAACATCGGTGCCCTTGGCCTTGAAAGCCTTGGCCGCTTTTTCGGAGGAACTGGTGATGGCCGGGAAGACCACGGCCTTGGATGCGACGACGTCCTGGCAGGCGGCGGAACCGAGGTATTCAACCCACTTGACGGACGCTGCAGGGTTCTTGGTGCCCGCCCAGACAGAGTCCGCCAGGCCGTTGAACATGCTGGCACGCTTGCCGTTGGGACCCTTGGGGGTGGGGGCGAACGCCGTTTCCACGCCCTTGTAGCTCTTGTACTGGCCGATCAGCCAGTCACCAGTGGTGTTGATCGCCGCCTTGCCGGCGCCGAAGTTGTCCGCGAGGCTGGCGCCCACAGTGGTTTCCAGCTTAGGCATGTAGCCCTTCTCGATCAGGCCGGCCCACCAGGCGATGGTTTCCTGGAATTTGGGGTCGTCATAGTTGAACTTGGTGCCCCAGGGGTTCTTGTCCGTGTGGGTCCAGCCCGTGGTGGCGCTCAGGAAGCTCCATTCCGTCTGGCCCTGGCCGGAGCCGCTGCCCGCCAGCCCGAGCCCGTAGACGGCGACGTTGTTCTTGTCGAAGCCGGCTTCGTCGCCGCGCTTGCCGTTCTTGTCCACCGTCAGGTGGGCAATGGCCTTCTCGTAGCTGCCGCCGTCTGTCGGGTTCCAGTCAAGGTTGGCCATCTGTTCGGCGCTGATGCCGGCAGCGTCCGTCATGGCCTTGTTGTAGAACAGGCCCACGGTGTCCCAGTCCTTTGGCAGGCCGTAACGCTTGCCGTCCTGGCCGACCCAGAGTTCGGGCAGGCCGTTGGTAAAGCTGTCCAGCTTGACGCTATCCTTGGCAACGGCGTCGTCGAGG contains these protein-coding regions:
- a CDS encoding DUF2332 domain-containing protein, which codes for MPAAGAAGSGTAEWYRHFGTVDAPGSSPCYADWSLHIADDTGLIARIDEWPYTKRQPLLMLAAARFLGARVSPYPEFRKFLDRHWDEVARIVLSRATQTNEVGRCATLLPSLAAIAAAEGRPLALIEVGASAGLALFPDRYGYEFDDGSSVTRLGPVPFGELPDGSGETPSGARGLPEPPVLRCRTAGPVPLPGSLPEVVWRAGIDLNPLDVRNPDDVAWLEALIWPEQEFRRERLRRAIAVAREDPPLLVAGDLNDQLLSLAGQAPADAALVVFHSAVMGYLSADGRARFRAAMQALAQDRGCHWLSNEGETVIIQEDGSAVVPEMDPGRLRGNFLLLHNGRPVAITGPHGQSLDWL
- the aroQ gene encoding type II 3-dehydroquinate dehydratase; translated protein: MTEAPTATEAGRGTILVLNGPNLNLLGTREPEKYGTATLADVEQLAKDAAAARGLDVECFQSNHEGALVDAIHAARGKAIGIVLNAGAYTHTSVAIRDAISAVQLPAVEVHITNVHAREEFRHHSYLSDISKAVIAGAGILGYRFAVEYLADLNAGKS
- a CDS encoding alpha-galactosidase, with translation MDPLHLRSTGTSLVISFNSGEAEVIHWGADLGDELPDLSILTPAIPNSAVDVTVPAGLLPQASSSWRGRPALRGHRIADGVSGLDFSVRLRAVRATVNGNSAAVVQQDADAGITVESTLTLHGGGLLELQHTVTNTGTTPFQLDELAAVLPVSPDAVELLDLTGRWCRERHPQRRPIQQGTWVRSGRHGRTGHDSSLLFAAGTAGFGNRHGQVWATHLAWSGNHEQFADTLADGRTMIGGSELLGPAEVILGPGARYATPKLFAAYSDRGLDGISEAFYSWFRARPHHVLPAAGGGKPRPVVLNTWEAVYFDHNLDTLIELADSAADLGVERFVLDDGWFRGRRDDTAGLGDWFVDETLWPDGLTPLIKAVTSRGMEFGLWVEPEMINLNSDVARAHPDWIVGPAAASHKDGGRLPLAWRNQHVIDLVNPEAWQYIFGRIDTLLRENNISYLKWDQNRDLTEHGHAGRSSVHEQTLAAYRLFEELRKAHPGVEIESCSSGGARVDLGILDRTDRLWASDCNDALERQTIQRWTGVVVPPELVGGHIGPTTSHTTARTHDLSFRAITALFGHFGMEWDVREVQGRQREELKRFIALYKEHRGLIHSGRMVRADVPDDSLMLHGVVAGSAGSGSVIPGSTAALFALVSTRTSFAELLGRVALPGLDAARRYRVEAIFPAPVDADYGHTFTQIQPPAWLASGAEASGRFLAAVGLPMPNINPEHALVLKVTAL
- a CDS encoding sugar ABC transporter substrate-binding protein, with the protein product MKKTIGVAAAAAAIALSLSACGGGSPASSEAKGEINYWLWDANQLPAYQQCANDFTKANPDIKVKITQRGWDDYWTTLTNGFVAGTAPDVFTDHLSKYPEYAAKKQLLPLDDAVAKDSVKLDSFTNGLPELWVGQDGKRYGLPKDWDTVGLFYNKAMTDAAGISAEQMANLDWNPTDGGSYEKAIAHLTVDKNGKRGDEAGFDKNNVAVYGLGLAGSGSGQGQTEWSFLSATTGWTHTDKNPWGTKFNYDDPKFQETIAWWAGLIEKGYMPKLETTVGASLADNFGAGKAAINTTGDWLIGQYKSYKGVETAFAPTPKGPNGKRASMFNGLADSVWAGTKNPAASVKWVEYLGSAACQDVVASKAVVFPAITSSSEKAAKAFKAKGTDVSAFTTHVKDGTTFLFPIADKAAKVDGIMKPAMDAVLSGKKPASSLTEANNQVNDLFK